From a region of the Colius striatus isolate bColStr4 chromosome 22, bColStr4.1.hap1, whole genome shotgun sequence genome:
- the TBC1D22B gene encoding TBC1 domain family member 22B isoform X1, producing MAAESSRQFWKRSAKLPGSIQPVYGAQHPPLDPRLTKNFIKDRSKANALPLKSKKASSFHEFARNTSDAWDIGDDEDEDFSSSSSSLQTLNSKVAKATAAQVLENHSKLRVKPERAPAALSSMPTNCKVIKSSSEAQLSRTSEEACVRTPLQKQQSLPLRPVIPLVARISDQNASGAPPMTVREKTRLEKFRQLLSSHNTDLDELRKCSWPGVPREVRPVTWRLLSGYLPANTERRQLTLQRKRQEYFGFIQQYYDSRNEEHHQDTYRQIHIDIPRTNPLIPLFQQPLVQEIFERILFIWAIRHPASGYVQGINDLVTPFFVVFLSEYVEEDVENFDVTNLSQDVLQSIEADSFWCMSKLLDGIQDNYTFAQPGIQKKVKALEELVSRIDEQVHNHFRKYEVEYLQFAFRWMNNLLMRELPLRCTIRLWDTYQSEPEGFSHFHLYVCAAFLIKWRKEILDEEDFQGLLMLLQNLPTIHWGNEEIGLLLAEAYRLKYMFADAPNHYRR from the exons caTTCAACCTGTCTATGGAGCACAGCATCCTCCCCTGGATCCCCGGCTCACCAAAAA CTTCATCAAGGACCGCTCCAAGGCCAACGCGCTGCCTCTGAAGAGCAAGAAGGCCTCCAGCTTTCATGAGTTCGCCCGTAACACCAGTGACGCCTGGGACATCGGTGATGATGAAGATGAGgacttctcctcctcctcttcttctttgCAAACCCTGAACTCTAAAGTGGCCAAGGCCACGGCAGCCCAGGTGCTGGAGAACCACAGCAAGCTGCGAGTGAAACccgagcgggccccggctgctCTCAGCAGCATGCCCACCAACTgcaaggtcatcaagtccagcaGCGAGGCCCAGCTCTCCAGAACATCTG AGGAGGCCTGTGTGCGGACgccccttcagaagcagcagtCCCTTCCCCTGCGGCCCGTCATTCCACTCGTCGCCCGGATCTCCGACCAAAACGCCTCGGGGGCTCCCCCCATGACAGTGAGGGAGAAAACGCGCCTGGAGAAGTTCcggcagctcctctccagccacAACACAGACCTGG ATGAGCTGAGGAAGTGCAGCTGGCCTGGTGTGCCCAGAGAGGTCCGGCCCGTGACGTGGCGTCTGCTCTCA GGTTATCTCCCCGCCAACACGGAGCGGCGGCAGCTGACCCTGCAGCGCAAGCGCCAGGAGTACTTCGGCTTCATCCAGCAGTACTACGACTCCCGCAACGAGGAGCACCACCAGGACACCTACAGACAG ATCCACATCGACATTCCAAGGACCAACCCGCTCATCCCCCTCTTCCAGCAGCCGCTGGTCCAGGAG ATCTTTGAAAGAATCCTGTTTATCTGGGCCATTCGACACCCAGCCAGTGGCTACGTGCAGGGAATCAATGACCTGGTCACTCCCTTCTTTGTTGTGTTCCTCTCTGAGTATGTTG AGGAGGACGTGGAGAACTTTGACGTGACGAACCTGTCGCAGGATGTGTTGCAGAGCATCGAAGCCGATAGCTTCTGGTGCATGAGCAAGCTGCTGGATGGCATACAG GATAACTACACCTTTGCACAGCCAGGGATCCAGAAGAAAGTCAAAGCTCTGGAGGAGCTGGTCAGCAGGATCGATG AGCAGGTACACAATCACTTTAGGAAGTACGAGGTCGAATACCTGCAGTTTGCCTTTCGCTGGATGAACAATCTGCTTATGAGGGAGCTGCCTCTGCGCTGCACCATCCGCCTCTGGGACACCTACCAG TCAGAGCCAGAAGGATTCTCACACTTCCACCTGTATGTCTGTGCCGCCTTCTTGATCAAGTGGCGCAAGGAGATCCTGGATGAGGAAGACTTCCAA GGCCTTCTCATGTTGTTACAAAACCTGCCCACGATACACTGGGGGAACGAGGAGATCGGCCTCCTGCTGGCAGAAGCCTACAGACTCAAGTACATGTTTGCAGATGCTCCCAACCATTACCGCCGATAG
- the TBC1D22B gene encoding TBC1 domain family member 22B isoform X2 yields MAAESSRQFWKRSAKLPGSIQPVYGAQHPPLDPRLTKNFIKDRSKANALPLKSKKASSFHEFARNTSDAWDIGDDEDEDFSSSSSSLQTLNSKVAKATAAQVLENHSKLRVKPERAPAALSSMPTNCKVIKSSSEAQLSRTSEEACVRTPLQKQQSLPLRPVIPLVARISDQNASGAPPMTVREKTRLEKFRQLLSSHNTDLDELRKCSWPGVPREVRPVTWRLLSGYLPANTERRQLTLQRKRQEYFGFIQQYYDSRNEEHHQDTYRQIHIDIPRTNPLIPLFQQPLVQEIFERILFIWAIRHPASGYVQGINDLVTPFFVVFLSEYVEEDVENFDVTNLSQDVLQSIEADSFWCMSKLLDGIQVHNHFRKYEVEYLQFAFRWMNNLLMRELPLRCTIRLWDTYQSEPEGFSHFHLYVCAAFLIKWRKEILDEEDFQGLLMLLQNLPTIHWGNEEIGLLLAEAYRLKYMFADAPNHYRR; encoded by the exons caTTCAACCTGTCTATGGAGCACAGCATCCTCCCCTGGATCCCCGGCTCACCAAAAA CTTCATCAAGGACCGCTCCAAGGCCAACGCGCTGCCTCTGAAGAGCAAGAAGGCCTCCAGCTTTCATGAGTTCGCCCGTAACACCAGTGACGCCTGGGACATCGGTGATGATGAAGATGAGgacttctcctcctcctcttcttctttgCAAACCCTGAACTCTAAAGTGGCCAAGGCCACGGCAGCCCAGGTGCTGGAGAACCACAGCAAGCTGCGAGTGAAACccgagcgggccccggctgctCTCAGCAGCATGCCCACCAACTgcaaggtcatcaagtccagcaGCGAGGCCCAGCTCTCCAGAACATCTG AGGAGGCCTGTGTGCGGACgccccttcagaagcagcagtCCCTTCCCCTGCGGCCCGTCATTCCACTCGTCGCCCGGATCTCCGACCAAAACGCCTCGGGGGCTCCCCCCATGACAGTGAGGGAGAAAACGCGCCTGGAGAAGTTCcggcagctcctctccagccacAACACAGACCTGG ATGAGCTGAGGAAGTGCAGCTGGCCTGGTGTGCCCAGAGAGGTCCGGCCCGTGACGTGGCGTCTGCTCTCA GGTTATCTCCCCGCCAACACGGAGCGGCGGCAGCTGACCCTGCAGCGCAAGCGCCAGGAGTACTTCGGCTTCATCCAGCAGTACTACGACTCCCGCAACGAGGAGCACCACCAGGACACCTACAGACAG ATCCACATCGACATTCCAAGGACCAACCCGCTCATCCCCCTCTTCCAGCAGCCGCTGGTCCAGGAG ATCTTTGAAAGAATCCTGTTTATCTGGGCCATTCGACACCCAGCCAGTGGCTACGTGCAGGGAATCAATGACCTGGTCACTCCCTTCTTTGTTGTGTTCCTCTCTGAGTATGTTG AGGAGGACGTGGAGAACTTTGACGTGACGAACCTGTCGCAGGATGTGTTGCAGAGCATCGAAGCCGATAGCTTCTGGTGCATGAGCAAGCTGCTGGATGGCATACAG GTACACAATCACTTTAGGAAGTACGAGGTCGAATACCTGCAGTTTGCCTTTCGCTGGATGAACAATCTGCTTATGAGGGAGCTGCCTCTGCGCTGCACCATCCGCCTCTGGGACACCTACCAG TCAGAGCCAGAAGGATTCTCACACTTCCACCTGTATGTCTGTGCCGCCTTCTTGATCAAGTGGCGCAAGGAGATCCTGGATGAGGAAGACTTCCAA GGCCTTCTCATGTTGTTACAAAACCTGCCCACGATACACTGGGGGAACGAGGAGATCGGCCTCCTGCTGGCAGAAGCCTACAGACTCAAGTACATGTTTGCAGATGCTCCCAACCATTACCGCCGATAG